One Novipirellula galeiformis DNA window includes the following coding sequences:
- a CDS encoding class I SAM-dependent methyltransferase, protein MKRFDILALSLLALLTSSPVRAQTATIEDTSTKKSAGVGTPGKAKPSVNPGINDSFLDPQLDVQAWVERFEVESREVYHARDAIMSQLNLKPGDRVADVGAGTGFYSLLMSDAVGPQGWVYAIDISPNFVQYLADQFDQREVENVTTVMCDDDSICLPPNSIDLAFICDVYHHFEFPQQSMKSIFKSLRRGGRVVMIDFERIPGVSREWTIGHVRAGKSTFIDEVQSVGFELTAERTIPGFKENYYLEFRKPDQAGDE, encoded by the coding sequence ATGAAGCGTTTTGACATTCTCGCCCTCTCGCTGCTCGCCCTGCTAACGTCAAGTCCAGTGAGGGCACAGACCGCAACGATCGAGGATACTAGCACCAAAAAATCGGCAGGGGTGGGGACGCCCGGCAAAGCAAAGCCGAGCGTTAACCCAGGCATTAACGACAGCTTTCTTGATCCGCAGTTGGATGTGCAAGCGTGGGTGGAACGTTTTGAGGTCGAAAGCCGCGAGGTCTACCATGCTCGCGATGCGATCATGTCACAGCTCAATTTAAAGCCTGGAGATCGCGTCGCCGACGTCGGGGCCGGAACGGGTTTTTATTCGTTGCTGATGTCCGATGCGGTCGGCCCTCAAGGTTGGGTTTACGCCATCGATATCTCGCCCAACTTCGTCCAATATCTGGCGGACCAGTTTGATCAGCGCGAGGTCGAAAACGTAACGACGGTGATGTGCGATGACGACTCGATATGTTTGCCGCCCAATTCGATTGATCTGGCATTCATCTGTGACGTCTATCATCACTTTGAATTCCCACAGCAATCGATGAAATCGATCTTCAAGTCGCTTCGCCGCGGAGGTCGTGTGGTCATGATCGATTTTGAGCGAATCCCCGGAGTGTCTCGTGAGTGGACGATCGGTCATGTTCGCGCAGGGAAGTCGACCTTCATTGATGAAGTGCAATCGGTTGGTTTTGAACTCACCGCCGAACGGACGATCCCAGGTTTCAAGGAAAACTATTACCTCGAGTTTCGCAAGCCAGACCAGGCGGGCGATGAATAA
- a CDS encoding FAD-dependent oxidoreductase, with amino-acid sequence MNATKPPTIVIVGGVAGGASAATRARRMNENAQIILLEKDPDVSFANCGLPYHIGEEIPNRDSLLVATPEFLRRRFRLDVRTRHEVISIDRERKRVEVRGGENAETFWIDYDKLILAPGASPVLPPIEGTDADNVLTLRNLSDTDRIKAIVDREQTRTAVVVGAGYIGLEMVEQLVHRGLKTSLVELQSQVLPLLDPEMAEPVAQELEANGVALFRGRGVTRLVKDSQGRVTEVVLSDGSTIATDLVVLGIGVRPNTKLAVDAGLEIGASGGIATNDFMQTSDADIYAVGDAAEYRFGPSGQRMRVALAGPANRAGRLAGQHAATGHSDPMPEVQGTSVVRAFGATAAMTGLSRATANRLGVPARSVTIVAKHHAGYYPGAQMMTLKLVYQSETGTILGAQAVGGAGVDKRIDVIATAMQFKGTVRQLCGVDLSYAPPFGSAKDPVHMAAFAACNEIDGIESFCDSDADLTGKQVVDVRTPAEIERIPLAGSSDVVAIAVDELRERLGELNARQPTVVSCAVGVRGHIAARILKQHGFDVVNLSGGATVRNRVSFD; translated from the coding sequence ATGAATGCCACCAAGCCGCCCACGATTGTCATTGTAGGTGGAGTCGCTGGAGGGGCGTCGGCGGCAACGCGAGCCCGCCGTATGAATGAAAACGCTCAGATCATTCTGCTCGAAAAAGATCCCGACGTGTCGTTTGCCAATTGTGGGTTGCCGTATCACATTGGCGAAGAAATTCCCAATCGCGACTCGCTGCTTGTCGCTACGCCTGAATTTCTGCGCCGTCGATTTCGGCTCGATGTGCGGACGCGTCACGAAGTGATCTCCATTGATCGCGAGAGGAAACGGGTGGAGGTGCGCGGCGGTGAGAACGCCGAAACCTTCTGGATCGATTACGACAAATTGATTTTGGCTCCCGGCGCGTCGCCCGTATTGCCTCCCATCGAGGGTACCGATGCCGACAATGTGTTGACGCTACGAAATTTGAGCGACACCGATCGGATCAAAGCCATCGTCGATCGAGAGCAGACCCGCACCGCGGTCGTGGTCGGAGCTGGCTATATCGGGCTGGAGATGGTCGAGCAATTGGTCCATCGGGGGCTGAAAACCTCGCTGGTTGAATTGCAATCCCAAGTGTTGCCGCTGCTCGATCCCGAGATGGCCGAGCCGGTGGCGCAGGAACTCGAAGCCAACGGCGTTGCGTTGTTCCGTGGTCGCGGGGTCACCCGATTGGTGAAAGATTCCCAAGGTCGTGTGACCGAGGTGGTGCTGAGCGATGGCAGCACGATTGCGACCGATTTAGTCGTGTTGGGCATCGGAGTTCGGCCGAACACAAAGTTGGCGGTCGATGCGGGGCTGGAAATTGGAGCCAGCGGCGGGATTGCGACGAATGATTTCATGCAGACGAGTGACGCTGATATTTATGCCGTAGGGGATGCGGCGGAATATCGGTTTGGCCCCAGCGGGCAACGAATGCGGGTGGCATTGGCGGGGCCGGCAAATCGCGCCGGACGACTTGCCGGTCAACACGCCGCGACGGGCCATAGCGATCCGATGCCGGAAGTCCAAGGGACGTCGGTGGTTCGTGCCTTCGGCGCGACCGCGGCGATGACCGGTTTGTCGCGTGCCACCGCAAACCGGCTTGGTGTGCCCGCTCGCAGTGTGACGATTGTTGCCAAACATCACGCCGGGTATTACCCCGGTGCCCAGATGATGACACTAAAATTGGTTTACCAGAGCGAAACAGGAACGATTCTGGGGGCTCAAGCCGTGGGCGGAGCGGGCGTGGATAAACGGATCGATGTGATTGCCACCGCGATGCAGTTCAAGGGCACGGTGCGTCAATTGTGTGGCGTCGATTTGAGTTATGCGCCTCCCTTTGGCTCGGCCAAGGATCCCGTCCATATGGCCGCATTCGCGGCATGCAACGAAATCGATGGGATCGAATCGTTTTGTGATAGCGATGCCGATTTGACAGGCAAACAGGTCGTCGATGTACGCACGCCAGCGGAGATCGAGCGAATTCCGTTAGCGGGAAGCTCCGATGTGGTGGCGATTGCGGTCGATGAGTTGCGAGAGCGGCTGGGCGAACTCAACGCCCGCCAGCCCACCGTGGTGTCGTGTGCCGTCGGAGTGCGTGGGCATATCGCCGCACGCATTTTGAAACAGCACGGTTTCGATGTGGTGAATTTGTCGGGCGGGGCCACGGTGCGGAACCGAGTTTCGTTTGACTGA
- the ccoN gene encoding cytochrome-c oxidase, cbb3-type subunit I, translating to MDTPSEFSGKHLGQAKLDEPIDTYSYDDDIVRKFATATLVWALVATVMGLTVALLLVLPKLFGGLEWLSFGRLRPLHTNAAIFAFAGNGIFAAVYYSTQRLCKARMWSDALSRLHFWGWQAIIVAAAVTLPMGMTQSKEYAELEWPIDLAIALVWLGFFGVNFMMTLIHRRERHMYVALWFYIATIVTVTVLHVFNNLVVPIGLGKSYPIYAGVQDAFMQWWYGHNAVAFFLTTPFLGMMYYFLPKAANRPVFSYRLSIIHFWSLVFIYIWAGPHHLHYTALPEWASTLGMLFSVMLWMPSWGGMINGLLTLRGAWQKVSVDPVLKFFVVGVTFYGMATFEGPLLSVKSVNGLSHYTDWTIAHVHAGALGWNGMMTFGMLYWLLPRLFQTKLWSTKAASAHFWISTIGILLYIVPIYAAGLMQGLMWRAMDETGNLVYPDFIETIQSILPLWWLRVLGGALFVAGIVLMAVNWFMTWMTRPKTYDVPVYHSPRLSKEAPEEHVDTTSQLDDVAVLDSAKKLDVFAKMGWHRRWERLPVRFTVLTTLAVVIASLFEIIPTFLIRSNVPTIATVKPYTPLELAGRDIFVAEGCYNCHSQMIRPFVAETKRYGEYSKAGEFIYDRPFQWGSRRIGPDLAREGGKQSSLWHWLHFENPEQVSPGSVMPSYVHLLDTKLNFSQIADRVWAAQLLGAPYDFELSEAADLARKQAEVLAADVVSQGGPVKRGEVMTFDSQAIALIAFLQRVGTDIFATPEPAAKPEEPAEAAPAEATPAEETAEIDEVAAK from the coding sequence ATCGATACTCCTTCAGAGTTTTCTGGAAAACATTTGGGTCAAGCAAAACTTGACGAGCCCATCGATACTTATTCATACGATGACGATATCGTGCGAAAGTTTGCGACGGCAACCCTCGTGTGGGCGCTCGTAGCAACGGTGATGGGATTGACGGTGGCGCTGTTATTGGTCCTGCCGAAGCTTTTCGGAGGGCTTGAGTGGCTCAGCTTTGGTCGTCTACGTCCACTGCATACCAACGCTGCGATTTTTGCCTTCGCGGGCAACGGGATTTTTGCGGCGGTTTACTACAGCACTCAGCGGTTGTGTAAAGCTCGGATGTGGAGCGACGCGCTCAGTCGTCTTCATTTCTGGGGTTGGCAGGCGATCATCGTCGCCGCGGCGGTCACGTTGCCGATGGGGATGACGCAAAGCAAGGAGTACGCCGAGCTTGAGTGGCCGATCGATCTCGCGATCGCGCTCGTGTGGTTGGGCTTCTTTGGGGTCAACTTCATGATGACGTTGATTCACCGCCGCGAGCGTCACATGTACGTGGCGTTATGGTTTTACATCGCAACGATCGTCACCGTGACGGTGTTGCACGTGTTCAATAATTTGGTGGTCCCGATTGGCTTGGGCAAAAGTTATCCGATCTACGCAGGGGTTCAAGACGCGTTCATGCAGTGGTGGTATGGCCACAACGCGGTCGCGTTTTTCTTGACGACGCCGTTCTTGGGGATGATGTATTACTTTCTGCCCAAGGCCGCCAACCGACCGGTGTTCAGTTACCGATTGTCGATCATTCACTTTTGGTCGTTGGTGTTCATCTACATTTGGGCGGGGCCTCACCATTTGCATTACACGGCACTTCCGGAGTGGGCGTCGACGCTGGGGATGCTGTTTAGCGTGATGCTTTGGATGCCCTCTTGGGGCGGCATGATCAATGGATTGTTAACGCTGCGTGGGGCTTGGCAAAAAGTCTCGGTGGATCCTGTGTTGAAGTTCTTTGTGGTGGGCGTGACGTTCTACGGGATGGCGACGTTCGAAGGGCCGTTGTTGAGTGTCAAGAGTGTCAATGGGCTGAGCCACTACACGGACTGGACGATTGCTCACGTGCACGCAGGGGCGCTCGGATGGAACGGCATGATGACGTTCGGGATGCTGTATTGGTTGTTGCCACGTTTGTTTCAAACCAAGTTGTGGAGCACGAAGGCGGCCTCGGCTCACTTTTGGATTAGCACGATCGGAATTCTGTTGTACATCGTGCCGATTTACGCCGCTGGATTGATGCAAGGTTTGATGTGGCGTGCGATGGACGAGACCGGAAATTTGGTCTATCCCGACTTCATTGAAACGATCCAGTCGATTCTGCCGCTGTGGTGGTTGCGTGTGTTGGGCGGTGCGTTGTTTGTCGCCGGCATTGTGTTGATGGCGGTGAATTGGTTCATGACCTGGATGACGCGTCCGAAAACCTATGACGTGCCCGTCTATCATTCGCCTCGTTTGTCCAAGGAAGCGCCCGAAGAGCATGTCGATACGACCAGCCAGCTCGATGACGTTGCCGTACTCGATTCGGCCAAGAAACTCGACGTCTTTGCCAAGATGGGATGGCACCGTCGCTGGGAGCGTTTGCCGGTGCGATTCACGGTGCTGACAACCTTGGCGGTGGTGATCGCGAGTTTGTTCGAGATCATTCCGACGTTTTTGATTCGTAGCAATGTGCCGACGATCGCGACGGTGAAACCGTACACACCGTTGGAGCTTGCCGGACGCGATATTTTTGTTGCCGAGGGCTGTTACAACTGTCACTCCCAAATGATCCGTCCCTTCGTGGCCGAAACGAAGCGTTACGGTGAATACAGCAAAGCGGGTGAGTTCATCTACGACCGTCCGTTCCAATGGGGCAGTCGCCGAATCGGTCCCGATTTGGCCCGTGAAGGGGGCAAGCAAAGCAGTCTTTGGCATTGGTTGCACTTCGAAAACCCGGAGCAGGTTTCCCCGGGTAGCGTGATGCCGAGTTACGTTCATTTGTTGGATACGAAGCTGAACTTCAGTCAGATAGCCGATCGTGTTTGGGCGGCTCAGTTGTTGGGAGCGCCGTACGACTTTGAACTTTCCGAAGCGGCCGATTTGGCTCGCAAGCAAGCCGAAGTGCTGGCCGCCGATGTGGTGTCCCAGGGCGGTCCGGTGAAGCGGGGCGAGGTGATGACGTTCGACTCCCAGGCGATTGCCTTGATTGCGTTCTTGCAACGCGTCGGAACCGACATCTTTGCGACGCCCGAACCGGCTGCGAAACCAGAGGAGCCAGCGGAGGCAGCTCCGGCTGAAGCAACCCCGGCCGAAGAGACCGCGGAGATCGACGAGGTCGCAGCGAAGTAG
- a CDS encoding APC family permease translates to MNNENAEVRDPVNPSSEPHAPLGLGSAMFLVAASMIGAGVYTTSGFTLAALGSPAWVLAAWATGGGIAICGAICYGALARELTESGGEYLFLSRKLHPIAGLMAGWVSLLAGFTGAIAFAATTFETYLGWHDAMPTGVIATLVVVLAAILHTLGVRPGARVQDFVVILKFLLITAFVVIAVAMHSNAAADVPVETSVSEAVPWTAFALIFATQLMYISLSFSGFNAAVYIAGEVNNASRNVPRAMLWGTCLVTLCYLLLNAVFVLAAPSEVIVGQPDVATKAAEAIAGETFASFVRVVILLGLFTSVSAMIMSGPRVYAKMADDGFLPAWFRFSGRIAGKPPVAAIWAQAILGILVIHASDLERLLSYLGFTLSVSAALTASLLFWVRGKSGARIRPLLYPITPVVFVGGTLLAATLSAVNSPVQAAVGLGTIAFGALLYPWYAWRQKQRGEAVGE, encoded by the coding sequence ATGAATAACGAAAACGCTGAGGTCCGTGATCCAGTGAATCCTAGCTCCGAGCCGCATGCGCCGCTGGGTTTGGGGTCAGCGATGTTTTTGGTCGCGGCCAGCATGATCGGAGCGGGAGTCTATACGACCAGCGGATTTACGCTGGCGGCACTTGGTTCGCCCGCTTGGGTGTTAGCAGCTTGGGCGACCGGGGGTGGGATCGCGATCTGTGGTGCGATTTGCTACGGCGCGTTGGCGCGTGAATTGACCGAGTCGGGGGGCGAGTACTTGTTCCTTTCTCGCAAACTGCACCCGATCGCCGGCTTGATGGCCGGTTGGGTCTCGCTGCTAGCGGGTTTTACCGGGGCGATCGCGTTCGCGGCCACCACGTTCGAAACCTATCTCGGCTGGCACGACGCGATGCCCACCGGCGTCATCGCGACGCTCGTCGTGGTTCTGGCTGCGATCCTGCACACGCTGGGGGTGCGTCCGGGAGCTCGGGTTCAAGATTTTGTTGTGATTTTGAAGTTTCTATTGATCACGGCATTTGTGGTGATCGCCGTGGCAATGCACTCCAATGCCGCAGCGGACGTGCCGGTCGAAACGTCGGTCAGCGAAGCAGTGCCCTGGACGGCGTTTGCGTTAATCTTTGCGACTCAGTTGATGTACATCTCACTTAGTTTTAGTGGCTTCAACGCCGCCGTTTACATTGCGGGCGAGGTGAATAACGCAAGCCGGAATGTGCCACGTGCGATGCTGTGGGGCACGTGCTTGGTCACGCTTTGTTACTTGCTGTTGAACGCGGTCTTTGTCTTAGCGGCACCGAGCGAAGTGATCGTGGGGCAACCCGATGTCGCGACCAAGGCAGCCGAGGCGATTGCCGGAGAAACGTTTGCGAGTTTTGTCAGAGTGGTGATCCTGTTGGGACTTTTTACGTCCGTTTCCGCGATGATCATGAGCGGACCGCGAGTCTACGCGAAAATGGCCGATGATGGATTTTTACCCGCTTGGTTCCGCTTCTCGGGACGGATCGCGGGCAAACCACCGGTCGCTGCGATCTGGGCTCAAGCGATTCTCGGAATCCTCGTCATTCACGCTTCGGACCTCGAGCGACTGCTGAGCTATCTCGGGTTCACGCTGTCGGTCAGTGCGGCGTTAACGGCAAGTCTGCTGTTTTGGGTGCGAGGAAAATCGGGAGCACGAATTCGTCCGCTGCTGTACCCAATCACTCCGGTCGTGTTTGTCGGCGGTACGTTGTTGGCCGCGACGCTTTCGGCAGTGAATTCGCCGGTGCAAGCCGCTGTCGGATTGGGGACGATTGCGTTTGGTGCGCTGCTTTATCCTTGGTACGCGTGGCGACAAAAGCAGCGCGGCGAAGCGGTGGGCGAGTAA